The DNA segment TAATAAATTAATCATTTTGTAAACAACACTTCTATTTCGATCTATATACTATCATGTCTACTTTCATTATCTCCTCTATCTTTACCATCACTTTTTCATTTATCATGTGAAACAAATCTTAATGGGGTAAGGGGAAAGTTTAATGTTATGAGGTAAGTTGAGTCTTTAAGGGTTAATCATGTTTGCTTAATGTATGACTATTTAAATGCTTGCCTATGATCACTCATTGAGTCAAGTAGCTATTACCAACTTCcagagagggtaagtagttgtggATCTCACTAAGCAAAATAAGAAGTATTCTAGTGATGAAACAACCTTATTCTCAATGCAAcatcattcatgcatcatatagatATGATAAATGTGGTTGGTTGCGgagaggtgtgcgatgaacGATTTTGCGAGCCAAGATTACCCTTGAAGCTAAACTTAGGAAATAGGCAGACTTCCCCCCAACCCTGTTCTCCATACATTTTTTTAACACAAGTTAAAGTTGCTGTCACTCTAAGTTTTCTCATAATTAAACTTGAAATGCTCATTGCCTATTTAGATAATTTTTAATCGCATGCTTTTTTACTTCACTAAAACTACTTTAGTTCTTGCCGCATTCGCTTCACTTTCCAATAATCTTAGTTACAAATCCATGAGTTCGACCTCGACTCAAACTGAGAAACTTTTAGTTTGTTTATACTTGACAGactataagaaaacttgtgatcaGTACATGATTAACTACAACTCAACGCATAATTAGTTCAGCGAATAGTAAATCCAGCACAGTTTATGTTAACCACATCGAACACAATAATAGTAGCCTCACATTTCATGCAGCATAATTACACTACCTACAGCATAGCTACCCTATATGTTTTgacaaaaaacaaacaaaaacgtACGTGCCTACCCAAATCGCCTCAGAGTAACAATGCTACCCTTACGCTTGATATTTACGCTCCGATTAGAGCATAATTACGCTCCTATCAGCGTTGTTATGCTGCgactttaatataaatttaatttttatcgaATTAGGTTAGAATTCTTCCAACCAGCCGACTTTCACACGATTCCTcttaccttttcttttctttttggtcAGTATGATGTATCAAAAACGATTCCTTGGTGATTATTATGAATATCATGAGCTAAGATAATCGTTTCTAACTTAGGTTTTAGAATATTTCTAACTATTTGATGTATTTGCGAGTTTTTGAATTAGTTATTTGTAATTTTCGGATTTGGTTCTATTCTTGAATGTTTATGATTATATTATTGGACGCTtggaaattttataattatcgaTTTTGATTGAAATTTGATATGTGACATTTAATCTATTGTTAATCAACTAGAAGCGATAAGTTAGGTTAGCTTGCAAATCATTTAGTTAAGCATTATTCTAACTAACCTAGAATCAAATCAAACCAATATTTAATTAAGGATGTTCCTATTTGATATTCAACCTAACTTTGCCTTATATTTTAATGCGATTAGGCCAACTTGAATTTGCATGTTATTCATCAATTCAAATTGGGCTAATTAGTTGATTAGGTCGAATTAACTGGTTGtttcaattaattttgttatgtaTAAACAACTTCTTGGCTAGTAATGAGAATTCTATGATCAAATGGATCGAATAGGAGAATTTCATAACAACCCAAGCTAGACATTTTTCTCATTGTTATCACAATTACTCTACTTTTAttctaagttttaaatttattttgctacAAAACAATTTTCAACCCTCCCCCTTTGGTCACCCTCGAGCTGAAAACACTTTAATTAAGAAATTCTAGAactctctgtgttcgacctgtACTTACCCTTTATGCTACCTAGTAGTATAAGTAGTCGGTTCAgtgaattataaatattatttgattgttgGGGAGAGGATTACAACATCCATTCTTCGAGCACATCACTTTTCGAATGATGAAACCTAAAATATTCGAGATgccaatattttaaatttaaaaaaaatggtccaatttgttttaaaatgtaccattttttaaaatgaaccTAAAAATGGTCCAATATGATAAAAGTTATtctttttaaaaggaaattttgaatttttctaaaataattcgATGacatctttttaaattaaaaaaaaacacaaaaattgatttcataaattttcttttattaaaacacaaaaaaatgacaaggaaaagttttatttccatagttttattttatatttttacatatttacattttgcttctttttaaaataaaattttaaataaatgatccgaTTAACCAaaaccaacccaactcaaatatttcatggttgggttgggtttggttcattttttaataagggttatttgggttgaagaaatttacaaccctAACAATtaggttgggtctaaaaagtttttcaacccaactcaactcatgaacacccctaatttttcttttaaaattacaaatatattttgagatgtcaaattaaattcaaatacaagTTCTTAATGGTTTTGGCCACtcattatttataataattgtgATCAATAAGACATgggcatttaaaaaaaaaaaaaaaaaaatcttacaaAAAGACCTCTCTTTAAGAATacgagaaaaataaaatttcgttCTTGGAAGAGTGTTGTGGGATGCTAATACTATCTCCATACACAAAAAACCTCTAAatcctttatcttttttttGTAGACCAATTTAGCATGATTTAGGTGTCCAGTTACACCTTTTAAATGGTAGCAactttattcttcttctcttgAGAATAAGGTTGGTCGCTCCACGTCACAAACTCGTAGCGAcacattatatttttctttaagaaaacaAGATTTACTATactataatttcttttatatttaaaaaaagtacaTTGATGTGTGGCAAACTATTTCTTTAAAGACAGTGATACTAATTCAATTGAGATTTAATTTATTcaacttcaatattgtttaagTGATTAAAACATAATACATAGGACATTAAAATTTTGTCCTACATCaactcagaaaaaaaaaatcttgataaAGTTCACATACATGATGCACATTCTTATTGAATTCATCACAAAGCGGTTGCATAAGGCTATCACTTTAATTCTTCTACTTTTATCCTCTTCACGGCCTTGCTTGTGTCATTCCATTTATTTAACCTTTTCATTGCTTCTTCTACCtgcaatttcaattaaattataatttgaggatttttaaaaatagaaaaataacataaaattatttatacaaaatagtaaaattttaatcaacTTTAATAGAGACTAATAGAaatttattagtgtctatcaataataaaaattgataaaaaaaaaagtctatcactaatagacttctaaatatatcagtatctatcatttttgttttgttatatttctataaataatttgacattttttatctATAAAAATTTTTCTTAGAGTTTAAAAAGAACCATACTTGACTACATATTGGAGTGTAATGATCCAATCACATAACAAATAAgactcaaaaatatttttaaaaaaaaaacaaaaaaggaaagaaattaaaagagtttaCGATTATAATTGAGCAATTAAGTGGATTACATCAAAATAGATTGAATCAGAGATGCATTACTTTTTGTTGAGTCTATTAATAGATGGTAAAATAACCCAAAATCTTTCGATTAGGTAGTTCACAAAAGGTAATCAAGAAggattaaaaataaagaaataaaagtaATTATTTGTTATGTCAACTGCCACTgtcaaaactaatttaaaacGTCGTCTCATacctttctttaaattatttgaCAAAATATGGATAACGCATAAACTGAGTATTAGTCAAACTTTAGTAATAAAActgtaatattttaatttatttttaaaaaatgtgtaatttttaaaaaaaaaaattaagaaaaaaaatgaagactaaatttataattcaaaactCAAGATTAAAActgtgtaacattttaaaatagacGAAATAAAGATTGTacttaaatttgaaaagagaaaagaaaataatatattttttcttttcttttcattgaaAGAATTTAGCacttgaaatgaaaaaaaaatacttagataTTGGTTGGAGTTACATCTATTTTATGCATGTAGCTTACTAATTGCCTATGTCATGtgacaattaattttatatttttctaaaaaaaaaaaatttattatttttatattaaatgaaagATATAAATTGCACTTAATTATTGTcttgaaataaatgaaaaataaaaatattaccTCTTTATTCCAATCAGCACGAAATGTCACCCACAACAAAATGCATGTTTGCATTGTTGTGCCACTAAGCATCCCTAACCATATGCCCTACACACGTAATATAACACTTTCTCAATAACacaactaaaataatattatcaaaatttaatgtttattttcaattttcatataaCAAGATGTTAGATGATCTATAATTATTggttaaacattaattaatatataaataaatatatagttattaaaagtaactaaaaaaaatagaatataatcGCATTAGATAGTAATTTTaagataataattaagtgtatagaaacatttttaaataattgcaaatatagcaaaatctatcaataTAAACTCTATTGTTGATGGACTCCTACAACCACTactgtctattattgataggttttgaaacaaactcttttacattgttatatttacaaatactTTAAACATGGTTGCTATATTTACGACGGATATTAAAAATACCTTGGCTCCAAGTTTAAAGTAGAAGCCTAGTAGAAATCCCAAAGGCAATCCAACCATGTAATAGCAGCACACATTCACCCACGCAACAAAAGATTGCCATCCGCATCCCACGGCaacaccttcatatatttattttttataaacataatataaattttgtaaaattcaaattaactcgtaaccaaaagaaaaatgtaatgttggataagaaaagaaaatacctGATAAAACAGGTTGAATTCCATTGAGAAGGAGAGTGATAGCAAGAAAAGGGCAAAGATCAGAAACGGCAGCGGCGACGGTGGCGCCTTCGGTGAAAACATGGCTAATGACATTACGCAGAGCAAGGACTATTGAGGCGATGAGTAAAGAAATGATGGTGGAAATTACAATGATCACCACCACTGAAAATGCTGCCGATTTTGGATGCCCATGTCCTAGTTCATTTCCAACTCTCACACTGccaaaacaaaatcaaaattttaaatttttaaatttttaaattttaaccaTTGTTGGATAGCCatttttggtgttttttttttttttttccttttttgaaaattaagctcctaataacttatttgttttgttacatgatttttagaatttttttaaacctaaaatttaaaaactgaaaaaggaaatatttttagaatttgacaaattattataaaaataaataaataatgtttaATGGTAAATCCAATTAACCAACCCAAAATTTAATTGAATAAGCTAAGCACTAAAGTTAAGTCATGATCTCGGCTATTGAAGATTGTGTCGAACCCATGAAGATCCAAACAATACCTTAAGCTCGGTGCACTTAAACTTAGGTCAAGTTTAGGTTGAAAATTAGTGATCGGAGTGAttataaaaaagttaaaatactttatcataaaaaaaaaatgttaaaatatttagaaataaacGTAATATTAAAACTTATGTTAATGAAGAGATGGGACCCTAACCTAGCAGCTGCATTGAAGCCCACAGAAATCATGAATGCCAATCCATTAATTGTCATACTGCACATAAATATCAAATCAACTATGACATTAATAATCAtctcttattttaattttaaacaataatttttcCCTCCTCATAATTTCTATCATCAAAGTGATTGGAGTAAAGGTTTTCACATGACAAATAATAAGTCGATCAAGTTTctaataattatatgtgatctttataaaataaaagtatataTCATTAAATAATGTGTTAATTTATCAACTAAATGAGTAGGTATTAGAGTAGTAccataaattttcatatttcagtGAAATTTGGCcaattcatttcttttatttattactttGGAGGATTGTACTGAATACCTATCATAATTAATAATCAAAAAGGATTTCTTCTTTTGCACAACATCAACGAACCACCTCTAGTACTTTAgtcaaaaacaaataaacatgACTTACAACATGTTAGTATGTTATTACGAATTACGTGTGATTTACTGATATTAATATGAGATCTACTAATATATATGACTGCAAATTTTATAGTATGAATAAATAGAGTATGATACTTTTATAATGCTAAAAGAATTTTCATGATATGTTTGAGAGTAAATGGTTAAAGTCATAATTGTTATTTCCAAAATCGTTCttaaacaaactttaatcattcaaaaccaAGTTGATAGAGTTGTTAGACAGGTTTTAAAATTAAGGtaaacttaagaaaaaaaagaatccCAAAGGGGATAAttaagagagaagaaaatgaatacCATATggagagagaattgagagccAACTCAGGATTTTCAAGCAATCCAGCAACCAAAACCAAAATCTGAAAATACCAAGTTTCCAAACAAAGCATTATAGCGGACGCCGCCGACAACTTGAAAAACTCCGGCAGCCCTGAAAAAGCCAGCCCACTAAACCCTCTCCAAGTCtgcttaaacctaccacttttcAGAATGTAAACAAATTGGGCCGTCACAATGATCCACCAGGACAGGCTGAGCACCGCCGAGGCCCCGAAAAGGCCCAGCCCAAGTTTATAAGCCGCAACCCAACTCAGCAGCAAATGAACCACCAATGTGGCGGCGGAAATGTAAGCACTTGGCAGCACTACGCTTTGGGATTGAAGGAATTTTTGGATTGGGAAGTTGATGGCGTAGGCGAAGATCTGAGGGATTAATCCGTACACGAAAATGGCGGCGGAGGAAGCTATTTCTGGGGATTCTCCTAAGAATAATAAGATGGGTTTTGAGAAAATGTAGAGAAGAGTTAAGAGAAAAGCTACCATTGTTAGTAAGATGGTTGATCTCTGTAAGTAAATTCCTAACATTTCGAATTTTCTTGCACCGTATGCTTGTCCGCATAGTGTCTCCACCGCACTCCCCAGTCCCAACTGTTTCATCAAAAACTGTCTAATCAATCTAACCGCAATCATTAGGTtgcaaattaaaagaaattattggATTTAACACTGAACTTCAGTTTTTATTTAAGCTTAAACAATGTTTTATCTTATGTTTAATCGTTTTTCaactttaaaaatatgtttaataagtTCTTAAAACTTTTAATTGCGTATCGAATAGAGTCATGAGATATTCAACGTTTTTACAAATTTAAGCATTGGGTTTTATTAtgcatatatttaaattttatatctattagaataattaattcttttggtGATTTTAATTGGACacaaaactgaaaatttaagcctcgtttgttaaccatttcgttttttgcctttggttttttaaaattaaacataattccttcttatttcttaccatgatttacatatttcttaagctactttttttagttttcaaatttcaacttggttttttaaactattagtaaaaattagataacaaaataagaaatttggaggtagaaataATCGTTATCAAATGGGGTCTTAAGAAATCAATTACACACAACATTTcttaaagtttaaagatatGTTAGTAGTAgacgttttttttttgttacagtTTAAGGATCAAGTATATACAAACAAATTCatagtttaatcaattaattaattatcgcACAATATAATTGGAATTTTGGACTAACTAGGTTTCAATTAGGAACCTACACTTTCAAAGTGATAAATGCTAATGTCAATCAATCTTTatcttaaataaaatcaaaatatattttctaatttttaccCATTAATTTTCTTACCACtagaaaagtattttaaaaaaaattaaacataaaagtgAAGGTTCCAttgattcttttttattttaaaaaaccgaGTCTATTTCCTCCACATTTTTACATGAattgcatattttttttagtacaattattgaatttttagtcaaattttaaaaataaaaataatttattaaagttactttttttagtccttacaatttggcttggttttttaaacagTTAGGGAAAATGAATAACAAcggaagaaatttggatgtaAAAGTAGTTTTCtttaacttaattttcaaaaaaataaaataaaataattattagagAGTTGATCGAATATttttaactcataatttaaaaccaaaaaagaaataataataatattaccaTGAGACCGTAAGCAAAAGTTTGAACTCCAATGTTGCCGAGAGAGGCAGCGGCGAGTTGAAGGTTGCCGAGGTGGCCGGAGAAGATGCGAGTGGACATAGACATAAAGTTATTGATCATGTAAACGAACACCGCCGGAGCCGCCAGGTAACTCAAAAGCTTGAGCTCAATCCAAGAGGCTCGCCGGATTCGAACCATATAACTCAATTCTGTGTCCGATAATATCTTCTCCAGCTCGTCGCTAACCTCATGCTTCTTCGCCGCCGGTTCCACCAACGCCTCCAAAATATCATTATtctccatctctctctctctcttccagAAATTGCAAAAACAGTACTCGGATATTACctttttatctcttttaatgacctaattaattcttgatttttttttctttgttcttttGAGTGGGATAATTGGTATAATGGCTATTGGTGATTTTCAGTGTCGGGCATACCCTTTTGAAATAAAATCATGTgcatataattttgaaataattattccattagaaaattatttgtGTTTGTTAGAGTGTAGAGTTAAGTTGAGTTAGAATGTCTGCGACATTGAGTTGGGTTGAGTATCCTAGAGATGTTTCTCTGTAATCTAAAATATGatatttctctctaataataaattACAGTTTAAATACTATCTTGGTCCTTATACTTTTGGTTTTAATTCATTTTGGTTATCcttctatattttcaattttggttttttttgtccttgaattttaaaaaaaaaaaaaaggtggtaATTTTTGTCTCATaaatgatataaaaataaaaaagatgataTATGGGTGCATCTCGGGTAACACTCATCTTTGTGCATCCCTTCTCACCACTcacatctaaaaaaatattaaaatatttcaaaaaaaaaaaaggaaaaggaaaaatccGCCACATGACAAGTAATGTCTAGACAATTTGGTAGTGTTAAGGATGCCAACACAGCCAGCCACGTCACCAAAGGGAAATTCACTCAGCAGCTCCGTCAACAGTGCAAAACTTCATAAATTACGGTCTTACCTCTTTACCAAAAGAATAGGATGGATACAACAAGTGTCTAACcatttttttgttgttgagTTATTCTTGCATTCCCAAATTAGGGATTCCATGTTGTATAAATAGAACACCTATGTACATTTCAAAACACAAGAAAATATAAAGGAAAGGTTGGCGTGCCACTATCGTGTACCTTCTTCAGTATCGTCTACCTAGCTAAAACTGTCATTTACCTTTGTTTGATACTATCGTCTACATCTTGATattatcgtctatacgatatcGTCTATCACTTGACgctatcgtctacctcctttaaatactatcgtctacctcttgatgttatcgtctacacgacatcGTCTATCTCCTGATGTTATCGTCTACCTCTTTCAAACGTTATCGTTTACTTCCTCTAAACGCTATCGTCTATCATTTGACgctatcgtctacctccttTAAATACTATCGTCTACCGCTTGACACTATCGTCTACTTGTTGGCGTTATCGTCTACCTTTTGACTACTATCGTTTACTGTCCTGTCATATACCTCTTCAAACGACAACTTCACACtttaacttggtatcagagcacacAATGAACAATGTCAATCAAGGAAACCTGGGAACCACCCTCGGCACAGCCAACTTCAGTGGCCCACCCTTAaaccaactcctcaatcagataaCCTCCATCAAACTTGATCACAACAATTTCCTTCTATGGAAAAACTTAACGATTCCAATCCTTCGGAGCTACCGACTCGAAGGGCACCTGATCGGACAAAAATTTTGTCCCCCAATGTTTTTGCAACCTGCAATCAGTGAGAGCATACCGACTAGATCGATTAGAGCAAGAGTTGTTCCGGCAGCGCAGAAGGAAGCTCCAGCAGTGGTGTTTTCAGCTCGTCGACAACAATTGAGGTAAATCCTCAATACGAAGCATGGATGGTTGTAGATTAACTCCTCTTAGGCCGGCTATATAACTTCATGATACCAGAAGTTGCCATTCAAGTGATGGGATGTGAATGTGCAAAGGATCTGTGGACCAgcattcaacaactctttggtGTTCAGTCCAGGGCTGAAGAGGATTATCTGAGACATGTGTTTCAAACAACAAGAAAaggtaatttgaaaatggaataGTACCTTTGAACTATGAAAATGAATGCTGACAATCTTGAGCAAGCTAGTAGTCCAGTGCCACCAAGAGCTCTTGTTTCACAAGTGCTACTAGGACTTGATGAAGAGTACAATGCCATCGTGGCCACGATCCAAGGGAGAGCGGACATGTCATGGCTTGATATGCAATCGGAACTTCTCCTGTATGAAAGGAGATTGGAACATCAGTCAAACCAAAAGACGACAATAGGCTTCAACCAAGTCAATAATGTGTTAGTAAATATGACATATCAACCAAAATAACATGACCAATAGCAAGCAACCAATCTACTAAGGGAGGAAAACGAGGTGGTGGTGGCCATGGCAGAGGTCGAGGAAGGGGAAGAAACAACAACAAACCTATGTGTCAAGTTTGTGGGAAGGTAGGACACATAGCATTTTACTATTTCAACAGGTATAACAGAGATTTTGTTCCCAATTCTCCTCAAAACAAGGGACAACCCTTCCGCAACAACTAGACCAAAAACACACAACCTCATTCAACAGCTCTAGCCACTGCTTATGGAAGTAATCCCTTTCTGACAAGATAAGAGAACATGACTAATGCAAATTGGTATGCTGACAGTGGTGCCTCCAATCATGTTACCTCAGACTTCAATAATCTTAGCAACCCGACTGAATACTTAGGTACTGAAGCAGTCATTGTAGCTAATGGTAATACTCTAGAAATTTCTCATGTTTGAACTGCATGTCTGTCTAGTGATGCCTGCAATTTGAA comes from the Benincasa hispida cultivar B227 chromosome 5, ASM972705v1, whole genome shotgun sequence genome and includes:
- the LOC120078347 gene encoding protein DETOXIFICATION 40-like isoform X2, giving the protein MENNDILEALVEPAAKKHEVSDELEKILSDTELSYMVRIRRASWIELKLLSYLAAPAVFVYMINNFMSMSTRIFSGHLGNLQLAAASLGNIGVQTFAYGLMLGLGSAVETLCGQAYGARKFEMLGIYLQRSTILLTMVAFLLTLLYIFSKPILLFLGESPEIASSAAIFVYGLIPQIFAYAINFPIQKFLQSQSVVLPSAYISAATLVVHLLLSWVAAYKLGLGLFGASAVLSLSWWIIVTAQFVYILKSGRFKQTWRGFSGLAFSGLPEFFKLSAASAIMLCLETWYFQILVLVAGLLENPELALNSLSICVRVGNELGHGHPKSAAFSVVVIIVISTIISLLIASIVLALRNVISHVFTEGATVAAAVSDLCPFLAITLLLNGIQPVLSGVAVGCGWQSFVAWVNVCCYYMVGLPLGFLLGFYFKLGAKGIWLGMLSGTTMQTCILLWVTFRADWNKEVEEAMKRLNKWNDTSKAVKRIKVEELK
- the LOC120078347 gene encoding protein DETOXIFICATION 40-like isoform X1: MENNDILEALVEPAAKKHEVSDELEKILSDTELSYMVRIRRASWIELKLLSYLAAPAVFVYMINNFMSMSTRIFSGHLGNLQLAAASLGNIGVQTFAYGLMLGLGSAVETLCGQAYGARKFEMLGIYLQRSTILLTMVAFLLTLLYIFSKPILLFLGESPEIASSAAIFVYGLIPQIFAYAINFPIQKFLQSQSVVLPSAYISAATLVVHLLLSWVAAYKLGLGLFGASAVLSLSWWIIVTAQFVYILKSGRFKQTWRGFSGLAFSGLPEFFKLSAASAIMLCLETWYFQILVLVAGLLENPELALNSLSICMTINGLAFMISVGFNAAASVRVGNELGHGHPKSAAFSVVVIIVISTIISLLIASIVLALRNVISHVFTEGATVAAAVSDLCPFLAITLLLNGIQPVLSGVAVGCGWQSFVAWVNVCCYYMVGLPLGFLLGFYFKLGAKGIWLGMLSGTTMQTCILLWVTFRADWNKEVEEAMKRLNKWNDTSKAVKRIKVEELK